The window aagattttatttatttactcatagacacacagagagaggcagagacgcaggcagagggagaaacgggctccatgcagggagcccgttgtgggactcaatcccgggtccccaggatcacaccccgggctgcaggcggcgccaggcggctgcgccacccgggctgcccttgctaGGAATATCTAAGTACCACCAGCTgggaataataaaaacaagaaagcccacatttgggaaaataagaaaaagcccTGCAAACGTGGTGCCTCACGGGATGGAACAACTCGTCTGTCGGAAACTCCCGTGTATTTCAGAAGTCTTGCTCTCCTCACGTCTATGAGCACTTCCTCAGGTGCCATCCAAGCCTATTGTTGGAACAGCAGAGCCATCTTCAGCGGAGTCTGGCCTCTGGGAGGCTGCACGTGGATAATCCCTCTGGAGCCGAGCTGCCCCCGGGGCTCCTGGTTCTCCCAGCATCGGAGGGTGACTGGACGGGCCGAGCCGGTCCCACCGGCCGCTCCAGGGAGCCCTGGAAGGGCGCACGCAGCCTCCGCGCCCGGctccacccagctgcccctgccgCCTGCCTCtacccgccccgccccgccccttcgCCCGCCCGCCCCTCTCTTACCGCTTCTCGCTCAGGGCTCCTGGGCGCTGTGGTTTTTCCGGGAGAGACCACGCTTCCCCTCAGACTCCCCGACGGCTCCGCCTTCCCGCCGGAGTCTGACCCTTCCCAGCGTGCTCGGCGGTTCCGGCGTGCAAGGCCCTCGGAGGGCaaggccccagggcctggcttAGGGGCGCGAAAGGCGGGCTGGGAGTTGTAGTTCAGGAGTCCTAAGGTTCGGCTAGAGGCGGGCCGTAGCAGGGACTCGTTGTCCCAGAGTGCCTTGTGCCTCAGCCCGCGCGCTCGCAGCTTCtcgctcgcccgcccgcccgctccctTGCTCGCTCGCGCTCTCCTCGCGGATCGAAGGGGCTCTGGCCACAGCCTGCGGCTGGGAAGGGAGACAGAGGCGGCGGCTCAGGGGGaacgaggcggcggcggcggcggcggtggtggGAAGATGTCGGGCGAGGACGAGCAGCAGGAGCAAACTATTGCCGAGGACCTGGTCGTGACCAAGTATAAGATGGGGGGCGACATCGCCAACCGTGAGTGCGGGCCTCGGGGGTCCGGAGGTCGAGGCTGAGAGGGGGAGGCGGAGGGGACGGTGCAGGGCTGCCCCCGGAGCGGCCGGGGCGGTGGGGCTGTGCCGAGTGACCGCGGAGGGCCCCGCTCGGGTCCCTGGGGGCGGCGGGTGGGAAGACTGCTGCGCTGGGACCCGCGCCGCCGGGCCTGGGCCGGAGTCTGGAGGCACGGGCCCGCGGCCGGCTGGACCTCAGGCGGTTACTCGGGCGGCCGGCCGCAGCTGCCGCCCAGCGCTCTTCGCTCCGGATCCCTGCCTCCCGACTCAGGCAGCGGCGAGGCCGCCTCGGGAGGGAAGCGGCAGCTGTTGGCGTCGGAGGCGCCCCTCTATTTTGTGTTCGCTCCCCGGCGTCAGGAGCCCAGCCGACACGTGTCGCCGAGTTCCCTTGCGGATCGCCGGCTCCCTTCTtcccctgctgcctcccctgACACCAGCTTCTCTACCACGTGCTTTGCTGGAGGCTCGTGCTTTTTACTTAAGCTCCTTCGCTGGTGGGGCCCCCTTCTACTCTGGGTCAGCTCGGGGACCGTTGGAGGGCACCCCTGCAGATCCTACCACAAGTTTTGGAGATCCGTCTGCCTTTCCTTGTAGTTATTCATCACTACCAGCAGTCTGGGCGGATCGCCTTAGTTAACCAGCAGATATGACTGTTCTCAGGGGTTTGACAACTCTAGGAGTGTTTTGAGGTTCTCACCCCAACTAGGCCAGCCTTGTGAACAGTACAGAAAAGGGAGGGACTGATTTTAGAATCTCAGAAGTTCTCTCCTTATTATGACTGCGCTCTGACTTTCTCAGCAGCTGCCTGCCAAGCTAGGCAGGTGTCtcactttctgttttctctttccagtTCACCTTTTCACTTTAATACCCAGTTAGGGGGGACAGAAGATGCTTGGATTTGGGCTTTTAAATGGTTTTGACAGTAAAGATAAGTATTTAGGATCCCTTTAGTCCTAGGGCCAAAAACCTGTGTTTTTCACACTTCCAAAGAATCCCCAAAACTTAGATAACAAAAATCAAACCTGTAGCTCAGGTTAGGCCACGGAGAGAATGTCCTGTGACTACAACAGTGCTTTATAATATAATGGGCATTTAGTGTAGTGCCCCCATTTGGGGTACTTTTGAGTATTAGTGGtttgaatcagaaaaaaagttttcccTTGCAACTTAACTTCTGAGGCACTGTGATCCCAGATATCAGTTTGAAACTTTCGGGTCTTACACCTCTTAGAGTTGTGCTAAAAGCTGTAAGCCATGAGCCCGTTGAAGCCCAGGGAATTTAGGTTAAGTCCTCTTGGTTTATACACTGGTTGATGAAGAAATACATTTACACAGAGATTACAAACATCTAATTGGGGTGTCTGCGAAGGGAAAAAGGTAGCATTTAACAATGCATCAGCTTCAAGTCAGCAGTTCTGTGTCTACCTTCCTGTTCCTGACGCCTATAAATTTCTTCTAGTCTGCTTTGCATGTATGTTGGTTACCTTGATGAGAACCCCCTCGAAATTCGTAACTGTCCTACCATGCCACAGGTATCTTTGGAAAGTCTCCCTTTCCTAGGGAGACAGATAGCGTTTACCCATTTGTCACATTCTATAGGgagggatttttttattttaggaaaaagaaagtagaaatttaGTGATTATAAGTAGCTATATTCCAAGAGGCAAAACTTTTCTGTTCATTCTTTCAGCCTTTGGGCAATGGCACTACGGAATATTAGTAACTCTAACTTCTGGATATTATTTGGATGGTAACTTAGACAACACATGCAGGGCTGACATTGTGGGATTCTGTTCCCAGGGGTACTTCGGTCCTTGGTGGAAGCATCCTGCTCAGGTGTGTCGGTACTGAGCCTGTGTGAGAAAGGTGATGCCATGATTATGGAAGAGACAGGgaaaattttcaagaaagaaaaagaaatgaagaaaggtaaaaaaacacacacacacacaaaaaaaccccactaattTCCCAAATTTGACTCTTACTCAGTCCTGTTTGTTTTATTGTAATGATGTAACCCCCATCCGAGCCCTGGTTGAGATATTTGGAAATTTGAATGGCAGGTGGGATACAATCAGTTTCCTACTCAATCCAAACTGATCAAACAGGCAAGGCCCTGAAGaaaatccttccatttttctGAGGGGCAACAgggctgagagaaagagagagacagacagacagacagacagacagcaagGCAGTAAGGCTGATGATTGTCTCTTTACAGGTATTGCCTTTCCCACCAGCATTTCAGTAAATAACTGTGTATGTCACTTCTCCCCTTTGAAGAGCGACCAGGACTATATTCTCAAGGAAGGTGACTTGGTAAAAATGTAAGCTTAAGCCGTTTTAGAGCACTTGTCTTTTTCCTAAGCCTTTGCGTAGTGCTAGTTGCTAATGCTGTGCTCTGCTCTTCTTGCCTTTTAGTGACCTTGGGGTCCATGTGGATGGCTTCATCGCTAATGTGGCTCACACTTTTGTGGTTGATGTAGCTCAGGTAGGTGGCCTCCTTTGAATTCTGTTCTACCtatggggagtgggggaggataTGCTGCTGCTTGCTTTTTATTCCCACTCTCTACCGCCAAATGTTTTGAGAGATTccctagagaaataaaaagagaaaagtgttTTCTCTCCTGTTCATTGGCTGGCCTTGCATAGTGACCATTTGAGTAAAGCACTTTCCAGGAAGGTACTGATTGCATCCAGGAAGGTACTGATTGCATTTCCTTATCTACAGGGGACCCAAGTAACAGGGCGGAAAGCAGATGTCATTAAGGCAGCTCACCTTTGTGCTGAAGCTGCTCTACGCCTGGTCAAACCTGGAAACCAGGTAAGTAAGCTGTTGAGTCCAGTTCCAAAGATGATAGAGCCAAAGTTGATTAGTCACATataattattctctctctctttttttaagattttatttattcattcatgagagatacatatttagagagaggcaaagacataggcagatggagaagcaggctccctgtggggagcccaatgtgggacgtgggactcaatcccagatcccaggatcacgctctgggccaaaggcagacgcccaacccctgagccacccaggcatcccacatatAACTATTCTCTATTGAATTCCCAGCTTCTGCAGCCCCCTTATAAaacagtttttctttgttttgtttttttaagtaagctctatacccaaggtggggcttgaactcatgaccctgagaccaagagtcacatgctctactgagtgagccagtcaggtgcccctaatacAAACAGCTCTTTAAAATTAGAATTGgatttctggggtacctgggtggctcagtgactgaacgtctgcctttgattcaggtgatgatcccagagtcctgggatcaagttcccgcatcaggctccctgcagggagcttgcttctccctctgcctatgcatctgcctctctatctctctctctctcatgaatgaatgaataaaatctttaaaaaaaaaacaaaattagaaacagaTTTCTGAAATAGAAGAGGCAGTTAACTAAGCACTGTTTAACTCTGAGTGCCTATCATAGGTAAGGTCCATGCTAGGTATATGGGGATGTATGATCCATTCTTCATGGAGCCTAgagatctttcctttttcatgtttTGGTTGTGcatcttttcctaaaataatttgaGGTATATCACTTGGAGTAAAATACATGttgaaaaaagatgaaagggcaGCCGTGGTGGCTTGGCGGTTGGTTCATCGCcacctccggcccagggcgtgttcctggagacccgggatcaagtcctgcatcgggcttcctgcatggagcctgcttctccctctgcctgtgtctctgcctctgtgtgtctttcgtgaataaatgaataaaataaaataaaataaaacctttttctttttaacttaattacttgAGTAacctctgcacccaatgtggggctcaaaatcCCATCCCCAGGATCAAGAATTGCCCTTCCAACCGAGCCAGGCAGGTACTCCCAAAACCCAACTTTAAAAGCTAATGAAACAAATCATAATAGTACCAGTAAACTGGTAGCAGAGAGAGGCCAAAAGTGAGTTCTTTGCCTTGCAAGACAATATCAGGAAGCCTAGGGATCATGAACTGTTATGGATTAATACACTTTAACATGTTAGATTATGAGTGGAGACATTTTTTCTAACACTTCAGTCTCCAGGGTCCTATTCGATACTTAAAGCTTGCCTTTTTTGTTCCCCTGTGCTCttgttttttatgcttttaatcAGTTTGTACCTCATCTCCATTGTTATTCATATCATTTTTACTTATACCTCTGTCTTGGTTTCCTTATGATACTACTTCCTACCACTGTTATGAAGCTCTttgaacagtgcctggcccatagtaAGCGCTTGTgcacattaattatttttattcttttttttttttaatattttttttaattttttaatttatttatgatagtcacagagagagagagagaggcagagacataggcagagggagaagcaggctccatgcaccgggagcctgatgtgggattcgatcctgggtctccaggatcgcgccctgggccaaaggcaggcgccaaaccgctgcgccacccagggatcccctatttttattctttatatactaACTATTGCATATCTCCACTGGAACGTATAATTGTATAGTGGCTATTGTAAATTATGACATACATCAGAATTTCTGGGTTCTTGCCCTGTTGCCACCCCTTACTGTTTAAAAGTAACTTGGAATTcagatttcctcatctgcaaaataggaaaaataaaattgccccTTATTGTCATAGGGTTGTTACGACAATTGAGATGATCCATGTGAAGTACCTAACACAAAATTTAGTATTATTAGTTAtgattatgtatttttcattttgtttaatgaCAAAGGAAATAGTTTAGGTGGAGATCAGATGTTTGAAAGAGTTAAAAGGGAAAATCAGAACTTGTCCTCTCTCAACAGATATCATGAGATAAACACGGGATTTATCACCAGAAAACCTGGGTTTATTCCCATTTCTTTCGGTTAACTGGCTTAACCCTATGCAAATCTTTTTTAACCTTTCCAAGCCTCAGTTTATACATCTTCTAAATTGGGATATGGAATATAGCTCTGCCCCATTCATCTTTCAGAATTATTGTCTACTTGGACCATCTTGGTGaaagcatttataaaatgatAAGCTAATATAAGGTGTTTTTAGGTTGTAGGGATAATAGGGCTATGAAATGAAAAGCCACTGAGAATCATTGCTTTTTGATGGAGGATATGGAGACTCAGTTCTTTTTTATCCCTTTCATTCTCATGTTAGAGAACTTGTTGACCTCTGGTATATATCTCACCTGTTACTTGATTTTGTACTTCTAGAACACACAAGTGACAGAAGCCTGGAACAAAGTTGCCCACTCGTTTAATTGCACACCAATAGAAGGTGAGACCTCAGATAACAGGGTTGAGGGTCTGAGTGAGTGCTTTAGTAGAATGAAGAATTTTGCTCCTTTTAGGATCTATCCTGGCTCTAGCACAGTCTAAGCCAAAACCCATACTACCCTGAGTTTTCATAGCCAGGCACTTTTCCTTTATTGCATGCCCTGTCACAGTGTCGATGGGTGGATTTGGAAACCCTCTGGGATTCTAAATGGCTTTGTCGTGTCTACAGGTATGTTGTCACATCAATTGAAGCAGCATGTCATCGATGGAGAGAAAACCATTATCCAGAATCCCACAGACCAGCAGAAGTAGGTGCCAATTCCACCCTTTACTTTCTACCATCTGAGACTAGTCATGAATGTTTTCTTCCATACACCCAGCCTAATTGTGTCTGCCTTTCTATTTCATACTCCAGGGactaatcattttttttatggttcgctttttattccttttaggaAGGACCATGAAAAAGCTGAATTTGAGGTACATGAAGTATATGCTGTGGATGTTCTTGTCAGCTCAGGAGAGGGCAAGGTGAGGAGAGTTTACCAGAGCTACCAAAGAGGGGTAGTTGAAGGTATGTTCTAAGAGCACCAGACCAACTGTGACCTAACGCATTACTCTTTTAGGCCAAGGATGCAGGACAGAGAACCACCATTTACAAACGAGACCCTTCTAAACAGTATGgcctaaaaatgaaaacttcacgTGCCTTCTTCAGTGAGGTGGAGAGGCGTTTTGATGCCATGCCATTTACTTTAAGGTACTATGACTGCACTTAACAAGAACAGGACTCAGAACCAGCCTGACTCATAGACCACACACCCAGGAACACTGTTACCTCTCCCAGtgcaccccctcccaccctgcccctgcctaGACTTGTAGCTCCAGCCTGCATGCatgccttctctccctctccccattgcCCTCTCATCGAAGATAATGTGCAAGAGCAATCCTAAGCATGATTTCTGCCTGAGGGTAGGAGctatttaaaaacaggaaaatggtaAGACTTGATAGGGGGTTAAGGATACCTGAATCTGTCTTCCCTCACCCAGAGCATTTGAGGATGAGAAGAAGGCCCGGATGGGTGTGGTGGAGTGCGCCAAACATGAACTGCTACAGCCATTTAATGTTCTCTATGAGAAGGAGGGTGAGTTCTAAGAAGAGAGTTTCACTTTGGAGCCCCTAATTAGGGTCCCCACCATCTAGCTTCAGAAAAGATTATGACAGGGGGTCATTTTATCAAAacctttcctttctcctataGGTGAATTTGTAGCCCAGTTTAAATTTACAGTCCTGCTCATGCCCAATGGCCCCATGCGGATAACCAGTGGTCCCTTTGAGCCTGACCTCTACAAGTCTGAGATGGAAGTCCAGGATGCAGAGCTAAAGGTCAGTGTGTGAGCACAAAGGAGACAAAGGAGAGTGGCGAGCACATGGCACCTGTCCTGGGAGTGAGGATGAGATGTCAACAAAGGCCTGAAAAGAGTTAAGATACTGAGAGTGACATTTCATGTTTCCTCTACATTGctcaaaatttgttttctttcttcctcctcttttccagGCCCTCCTCCAGAGTTCTGCAAGTCGGAaaacccagaaaaagaaaaaaaagaaggtgtgTTATGATCTTCCCTCTCTGGCAGGGTGAACCTGATCTGTCTTTAGTCTACCTTCCTGGGTTGTGGTGGACGTACATATTTCTGTAGATCCTTACTGCCCTGCTTGGCCCTGACCTAAAGCATTAGGATGTTTTTGCCCTTGGTCTCCCAGATACTATTGCAAGTAGTTGGAAACTGGTAAGTCTTCCTGTTCTTTCCATGAATATAGGCCTCCAAGACTGCAGAGAATGCCACCAGTGGGGAAACATTAGAAGAGAATGAAGCTGGGGACTGAGGTGGGTCCCATCTCCCCAGCTTGCCGCTCCTGCCTCATCCCCTTCCCACCACACCCCAGGCTCTGTGAAGTGCAGTTCGTCTTCTCCACCCAGGACCGCCAGCAGAGCAGggtctccctgcccccatccctgtccccatcccaACCCCTTCCAACAACAACCAGCTCCAACTGACTCTGGTCTTGGGAGGCCAGGCTTCCCAGCCACCGAAGACTActttaaatagaaaagagaaattgatAATAAAATCAGGAGTCAAAATTCATCGTCTTCAAGCCCCTCTTTCTAGCCTTTTTCTACTACTCTCTGCTTGGTCAAGGTTTATGGCCCTACAACATAACAGGGAGAAGGCTAAAGTAGCCACCACCACTAAAAACTCAGCTGAAATTTTTTTATACCACTCTGGTGTCAGCATTTTCCCATCTGTTGGGGCTTGTTCCTCTCTTTTCTCACTCCCCAGGTATTTTATCAGGCCTCAAAATATAGAGAAGAGCTATATTCTTCAGATTGTTTTTATTCACATGTAGCAGATTCCTTTTCTGATCCACACTGTCTGGTTAGGCCCCTCTCATTTTTAGGAGCTGGGGCCTGAATTTACCAAGGgattctcatctgtcaaatggatcCTCATTTGTAAATCTCTTTAGTTTTAGTCATTTCTGTtccacaggactttttttttgtcttcacaaAGCTGTGAAGAAGTAATCCATCTCAACCTTGTCCATTTCTTTGGAGTCAATTGGAGGGGGGGGTCAATGCATTCCCCTGCTCCATCTTAGAAACCTGAGCTGGAAGCTCAACTGGTTTTTGTTCcctgtttgaaatattttgaccTCCCTCCCTGAAAGACCAGGAACCAAAGGAGCAGACTGACTGAAAATACAACTTTTGGCTTTTTGAAGCTGTGGACTTGGATTGGATGAATTGCTAGGGGTTTGGAGAGAAAGGTGATGAATTTCAGTACCTCTGGCATGCTGTCCCAGGAACTAGGGCTCC is drawn from Canis lupus baileyi chromosome 11, mCanLup2.hap1, whole genome shotgun sequence and contains these coding sequences:
- the PA2G4 gene encoding proliferation-associated protein 2G4, translating into MSGEDEQQEQTIAEDLVVTKYKMGGDIANRVLRSLVEASCSGVSVLSLCEKGDAMIMEETGKIFKKEKEMKKGIAFPTSISVNNCVCHFSPLKSDQDYILKEGDLVKIDLGVHVDGFIANVAHTFVVDVAQGTQVTGRKADVIKAAHLCAEAALRLVKPGNQNTQVTEAWNKVAHSFNCTPIEGMLSHQLKQHVIDGEKTIIQNPTDQQKKDHEKAEFEVHEVYAVDVLVSSGEGKAKDAGQRTTIYKRDPSKQYGLKMKTSRAFFSEVERRFDAMPFTLRAFEDEKKARMGVVECAKHELLQPFNVLYEKEGEFVAQFKFTVLLMPNGPMRITSGPFEPDLYKSEMEVQDAELKALLQSSASRKTQKKKKKKASKTAENATSGETLEENEAGD